One Streptomyces sp. V4I8 genomic window carries:
- a CDS encoding polysaccharide lyase 8 family protein: protein MTSQRTGLTRPTRRAVLLAAALLATTAPAARAASADAYDALRLRWLDIARARAASADAYDALRLRWLDIALGSGYDPAAEPYAARLAETGTLARGFRATMTPTPTSLWPGHPYDPPAGITQSYGRLWTMTQAYVQPGTGSTADPALLADVLRGLDHLSATIYNPSTTRYGNWWEWQIGSPRLLTDITAALYDHLAEARIAAACAAVDHFVPDAMLTDYSGTSTGANRVDLCRSVALRGILGRAPAKIALARDGLSPVFPYVTKGDGLYADGSFVQHTWVAYSGTYGQVLLDGLGRLFALLAGSDWEVTDPAKQIVLDGVERAYAPLIHDGLVMDSVNGRAISRGYLKSDDRQVMRGDHYHGQGIIAAIALLAGGASAAERERWYGRIKGWIERDTVTPILTARQFGVADLARLHTVAGSPVPAAPEPDGHHLFAAMDRAVHRRPGFVANIAMASDRIAYYECGNGENPRGWHTGAGMLSWWADGLGDQYTDWYWPTVDWYRLPGTTVSTKRLPDQAGGEWGEPRPDARWVGGTTDGEYAAIGQHLKGLWSTLEARKSWFCVADAVICLGAGITCADGVPVETVVDNRNLGEGGTQAFVRGPGWAHLEGHGGWVVAYGDLRALREDRTGAWADINTTSTTERRTRRWQTLWLDHGTDPADATYVYLLMPGAGRREVAGRAAQGRRWLSVLANDSARQAVRVPSLGLTAANFWQPGTAGPLTASAGASVLLRRRGRTATLCVSEPPRTGEPLEITWDHPVRRLLRADDSVKVLSTGRRLRLRVTPGVVCATHRCEVALG, encoded by the coding sequence ATGACCTCTCAGCGCACAGGGCTCACGAGACCCACCCGCCGAGCCGTCCTGCTCGCGGCGGCGCTCCTCGCCACGACCGCCCCCGCCGCCCGCGCAGCCTCCGCCGACGCCTACGACGCCCTCCGCCTCCGCTGGCTCGACATCGCCCGCGCCCGCGCAGCCTCCGCCGACGCCTACGACGCCCTCCGCCTCCGCTGGCTCGACATCGCCCTCGGCTCCGGCTACGACCCGGCGGCGGAGCCGTACGCCGCCCGCCTGGCCGAGACCGGCACCCTCGCCCGAGGCTTCCGGGCCACCATGACGCCCACCCCCACCTCCCTCTGGCCGGGCCACCCCTACGACCCGCCCGCCGGCATCACCCAGAGCTACGGCCGCCTGTGGACGATGACCCAGGCCTACGTCCAGCCCGGCACCGGCTCCACGGCCGACCCGGCGCTCCTCGCCGACGTCCTGCGCGGCCTCGACCACCTCTCCGCCACGATCTACAACCCCTCCACCACCCGCTACGGCAACTGGTGGGAATGGCAGATCGGCAGCCCGCGCCTGCTGACGGACATCACGGCCGCCCTCTACGACCACCTCGCCGAGGCACGGATCGCCGCCGCCTGCGCGGCCGTCGACCACTTCGTCCCGGACGCGATGCTCACCGACTACTCCGGCACCTCCACCGGCGCCAACCGCGTCGACCTCTGCCGCAGCGTCGCCCTGCGCGGCATCCTCGGCCGCGCCCCGGCGAAGATCGCCCTCGCCCGTGACGGGCTCTCCCCGGTCTTCCCGTACGTCACGAAGGGCGACGGCCTCTACGCCGACGGCTCGTTCGTGCAGCACACCTGGGTCGCCTACTCCGGCACCTACGGACAGGTCCTCCTCGACGGCCTCGGGCGCCTCTTCGCCCTGCTCGCCGGATCCGACTGGGAGGTGACCGACCCCGCCAAGCAGATCGTCCTCGACGGCGTCGAGCGCGCCTACGCGCCCCTCATCCACGACGGGCTCGTGATGGACAGCGTCAACGGCCGTGCCATCAGCCGGGGTTACCTCAAGAGCGACGACCGGCAGGTGATGCGCGGCGACCACTACCACGGGCAGGGAATCATCGCCGCGATCGCCCTCCTCGCGGGCGGCGCGAGCGCGGCGGAACGCGAGCGCTGGTACGGCCGGATCAAGGGATGGATCGAACGGGACACGGTCACCCCGATCTTGACGGCGCGTCAGTTCGGCGTGGCCGACCTCGCCCGGCTGCACACCGTCGCCGGGTCACCGGTCCCGGCCGCCCCCGAACCGGACGGCCACCACCTCTTCGCCGCCATGGACCGGGCCGTCCACCGTCGCCCCGGCTTTGTCGCCAACATCGCCATGGCCAGCGACCGCATCGCGTACTACGAGTGCGGCAACGGCGAGAACCCGCGCGGCTGGCACACCGGCGCCGGGATGCTCTCCTGGTGGGCGGACGGCCTCGGCGACCAGTACACGGACTGGTACTGGCCGACCGTCGACTGGTACCGCCTGCCGGGCACGACCGTCTCCACGAAACGCCTCCCGGACCAGGCCGGCGGCGAATGGGGCGAGCCCAGGCCCGACGCGCGCTGGGTCGGCGGCACGACCGACGGCGAGTACGCGGCGATCGGACAGCACCTGAAGGGCCTGTGGTCGACGCTCGAAGCCCGCAAGTCGTGGTTCTGCGTCGCGGACGCCGTGATCTGCCTCGGGGCCGGGATCACCTGCGCCGACGGCGTCCCCGTCGAGACCGTCGTCGACAACCGGAACCTGGGGGAGGGCGGCACCCAGGCCTTCGTCCGCGGCCCCGGCTGGGCACACCTGGAGGGCCACGGCGGCTGGGTGGTGGCTTACGGCGATCTGCGCGCCCTGCGCGAGGACCGCACCGGCGCCTGGGCCGACATCAACACCACCAGCACGACCGAGCGCCGCACCCGCCGCTGGCAGACCCTCTGGCTGGACCACGGCACGGACCCGGCGGACGCGACCTACGTCTACCTGCTCATGCCCGGCGCCGGCCGGCGCGAGGTCGCGGGGCGGGCCGCACAGGGCCGCCGCTGGCTGTCGGTCCTCGCCAACGACAGCGCCCGCCAGGCGGTGCGCGTCCCCTCCCTGGGGCTCACCGCGGCCAACTTCTGGCAGCCGGGCACGGCCGGCCCGCTCACCGCCTCCGCCGGGGCGAGCGTGCTGCTCCGCCGCCGGGGCCGTACCGCTACGCTCTGCGTGAGCGAGCCGCCTCGCACGGGTGAGCCGCTGGAGATCACCTGGGACCACCCCGTACGGCGCCTCCTTCGTGCGGACGACTCGGTCAAGGTCCTCTCGACGGGACGCCGGCTGCGCCTCCGTGTCACTCCGGGGGTGGTATGTGCCACCCATCGATGTGAGGTGGCTCTCGGCTGA
- a CDS encoding acyl-CoA carboxylase subunit beta, protein MTVLDEAPGEPIDARGRTAELHEIRAQALAGPSEKATTAQHAKGKLTARERIELLLDPGSFREVEQLRRHRAQGFGLEAKKPYTDGVITGWGTVEGRTVFVYAHDFRIFGGALGEAHATKIHKIMDMAIAAGAPLVSLNDGAGARIQEGVSALAGYGGIFQRNTKASGVIPQISVMLGPCAGGAAYSPALTDFVFMVRETSQMFITGPDVVKAVTGEEITQNGLGGADVHAETSGVCHFAYDDEETCIAEVRYLLSLLPQNNRENPPRVESTDAADRRSDVLLDLVPADGNRPYDMAKVIEEIVDDGEYLEVHERWARNIICALARVDGRVVGIVANQPQSLAGVLDIEASEKAARFVQMCDAFNIPIVTFLDVPGFLPGVDQEHGGIIRHGAKLLYAYCNATVPRISLILRKAYGGAYIVMDSQSIGADLTYAWPTNEIAVMGAEGAANVIFRRQIAEAEDPEAMRARMVKEYKSELMHPYYAAERGLVDDVIDPAETREVLARSLAMLQSKHADLPSRKHGNPPQ, encoded by the coding sequence ATGACCGTTTTGGATGAGGCACCGGGTGAGCCGATCGACGCCCGCGGGCGGACGGCCGAGCTGCACGAGATTCGTGCGCAGGCGCTGGCCGGCCCGAGCGAGAAGGCGACCACGGCGCAGCACGCCAAGGGCAAGCTGACCGCCCGGGAGCGGATCGAACTGCTCCTGGACCCCGGTTCCTTCCGGGAGGTCGAGCAGCTGCGTCGGCACCGGGCCCAGGGTTTCGGCCTGGAGGCCAAGAAGCCGTACACCGACGGTGTCATCACCGGCTGGGGCACGGTGGAGGGCCGCACGGTCTTCGTCTACGCCCATGACTTCCGCATCTTCGGCGGCGCGCTGGGCGAGGCCCACGCCACGAAGATCCACAAGATCATGGACATGGCCATCGCGGCCGGCGCCCCGCTGGTCTCCCTCAACGACGGTGCCGGCGCCCGTATCCAGGAAGGCGTCTCGGCGCTCGCCGGCTACGGCGGCATCTTCCAGCGCAACACCAAGGCGTCCGGTGTCATCCCGCAGATCAGCGTGATGCTCGGCCCGTGCGCGGGCGGCGCGGCGTACAGCCCCGCCCTGACGGACTTCGTCTTCATGGTCCGTGAGACGTCTCAGATGTTCATCACCGGCCCGGACGTGGTCAAGGCGGTGACGGGCGAGGAGATCACCCAGAACGGCCTGGGCGGCGCGGACGTGCACGCCGAGACCTCCGGCGTCTGCCACTTCGCGTACGACGACGAGGAGACGTGCATCGCGGAGGTCCGCTACCTCCTCTCGCTGCTGCCCCAGAACAACCGCGAGAACCCGCCCCGGGTGGAGTCCACGGACGCCGCCGACCGCCGGTCTGACGTCCTGCTCGACCTGGTCCCGGCGGACGGCAACCGGCCGTACGACATGGCCAAGGTCATCGAGGAGATCGTCGACGACGGCGAGTACCTGGAGGTCCACGAGCGCTGGGCGCGGAACATCATCTGCGCGCTGGCCCGGGTGGACGGCCGGGTGGTGGGCATCGTGGCCAACCAGCCCCAGTCCCTCGCCGGCGTCCTGGACATCGAGGCATCGGAAAAAGCTGCGCGCTTTGTCCAGATGTGTGACGCTTTTAACATTCCGATCGTCACTTTCCTGGACGTTCCCGGGTTCCTCCCCGGCGTCGACCAGGAACACGGCGGAATCATCCGGCACGGCGCGAAGCTCCTGTACGCCTACTGCAACGCCACCGTGCCGAGGATCTCGCTGATCCTGCGCAAGGCCTACGGAGGTGCCTACATCGTCATGGACAGCCAGTCCATCGGTGCCGACCTCACCTACGCCTGGCCGACGAACGAGATCGCCGTGATGGGCGCGGAGGGTGCGGCCAACGTCATCTTCCGCCGGCAGATCGCCGAGGCCGAGGACCCCGAGGCCATGCGGGCCCGCATGGTCAAGGAGTACAAGTCCGAGCTCATGCACCCGTACTACGCGGCCGAGCGCGGCCTGGTGGACGACGTGATCGACCCCGCCGAGACCCGCGAGGTGCTCGCCAGGTCCCTGGCGATGCTCCAGAGCAAGCACGCCGACCTGCCGTCCCGCAAGCACGGCAACCCCCCGCAGTAA
- a CDS encoding acyl-CoA carboxylase subunit epsilon, protein MNSSDIRVEKGHAEPEEVAAITAILLARAAAQPSDPAPAHRGRAKAGWRRLEREPGFRAPHSWR, encoded by the coding sequence ATGAACTCCTCTGACATCCGCGTCGAGAAGGGCCACGCCGAGCCCGAGGAAGTCGCCGCCATCACGGCGATCCTCCTGGCCCGCGCCGCCGCCCAGCCGTCCGACCCCGCCCCGGCCCACCGCGGCCGCGCGAAGGCGGGCTGGCGCCGCCTGGAGCGCGAGCCCGGGTTCCGGGCACCGCACAGCTGGCGCTGA
- a CDS encoding ATP/GTP-binding protein → MDFASSSGGPSRSTTSAKIVVAGGFGVGKTTFVGAVSEINPLRTEAVMTSASAGIDDLTHTGDKTTTTVAMDFGRITLDQDLILYLFGTPGQDRFWFMWDDLVRGAIGAIVLVDTRRLADCFPAVDYFENSGLPFVIALNGFDGNQPYNPDEVREALQIGPDTPIITTDARHRADAKSALITLVEHALMARLR, encoded by the coding sequence GTGGACTTCGCAAGCTCTAGCGGCGGTCCTTCCCGCTCCACCACCTCGGCGAAGATCGTGGTGGCGGGTGGCTTCGGCGTGGGCAAGACCACGTTCGTCGGGGCCGTCTCGGAGATCAACCCGCTGCGTACCGAGGCCGTCATGACGTCAGCTTCGGCCGGCATCGACGACCTCACCCACACCGGAGACAAGACGACCACGACGGTCGCCATGGACTTCGGTCGTATCACCCTGGACCAGGACCTGATCCTGTACCTCTTCGGTACGCCCGGCCAGGACCGCTTCTGGTTCATGTGGGACGACCTGGTGCGCGGCGCCATCGGCGCGATCGTCCTGGTGGACACCCGCCGTCTCGCCGACTGCTTCCCCGCGGTCGACTACTTCGAGAACAGCGGGCTCCCCTTCGTCATCGCCCTCAACGGCTTCGACGGCAACCAGCCGTACAACCCGGACGAGGTGCGGGAAGCTCTGCAGATCGGCCCCGACACCCCGATCATCACCACCGACGCCCGCCACCGGGCTGACGCGAAGTCGGCGCTGATCACGCTGGTGGAGCACGCGCTGATGGCGCGGCTGCGGTAG
- a CDS encoding DUF742 domain-containing protein, producing the protein MATPPGGSSSGNWSYGPGQGQNDGSQNPNRYNFPSTPSQRQPYAPQGPGPSPYDQPPAPRIQPVQPQRRAPEPAPAGSSNNPLVRPYAMTGGRTRPRYQLAIEALVHTTAQPHQMQGQLPEHQRICNLCREIKSVAEVSALLTIPLGVARILVADLAEAGLVAIHQPGGDENAGGQPDVTLLERVLSGLRKL; encoded by the coding sequence GTGGCAACACCCCCAGGCGGTTCATCGTCGGGCAATTGGTCGTACGGCCCCGGCCAGGGCCAGAACGACGGTTCCCAGAACCCGAACCGTTACAACTTCCCCTCCACGCCCAGCCAGCGGCAGCCGTACGCGCCCCAGGGTCCCGGACCCTCGCCGTACGACCAGCCGCCGGCGCCGCGCATCCAGCCGGTGCAGCCGCAGCGACGCGCCCCTGAGCCGGCGCCCGCCGGGTCGTCGAACAACCCCCTGGTGCGCCCGTACGCCATGACCGGCGGCCGGACGCGCCCCCGCTACCAGCTCGCCATCGAGGCGCTGGTGCACACCACCGCGCAGCCGCACCAGATGCAGGGCCAGTTGCCCGAGCATCAGCGGATCTGCAACCTCTGCCGTGAGATCAAGTCGGTGGCCGAGGTCTCGGCCCTCCTGACGATCCCTCTCGGCGTGGCCAGGATCCTCGTCGCCGACTTGGCGGAGGCGGGCCTGGTCGCCATCCATCAGCCGGGCGGCGACGAGAACGCCGGCGGCCAGCCAGACGTGACACTGCTCGAAAGGGTGCTCAGTGGACTTCGCAAGCTCTAG
- a CDS encoding roadblock/LC7 domain-containing protein: MSQAAQNLNWLITNFVDNTPGVSHTVVVSADGLLLAMSEGFPRDRADQLAAVASGLTSLTAGASRIFEGGSVNQTVVEMERGFLFLMSISDGSSLAVLAHPEADIGLIGYEMALLVDRAGTVLTPDLRAELQGSLLN, translated from the coding sequence ATGAGCCAGGCGGCACAGAACCTGAACTGGTTGATCACCAACTTCGTGGACAACACCCCCGGGGTGTCGCACACGGTGGTGGTCTCCGCCGACGGACTCCTTCTGGCGATGTCCGAAGGGTTTCCGCGTGACCGCGCCGACCAGCTCGCGGCCGTCGCCTCCGGTCTGACCTCGCTGACCGCGGGTGCCTCGCGGATCTTCGAGGGCGGCAGCGTGAACCAGACGGTTGTGGAGATGGAGCGGGGGTTCCTGTTCCTCATGTCCATCTCCGACGGATCGTCGCTCGCGGTTCTCGCCCACCCCGAGGCGGACATCGGCCTCATTGGGTACGAGATGGCGCTCCTGGTCGACCGTGCCGGTACGGTCCTGACGCCGGATCTGCGTGCGGAGCTCCAAGGCAGCCTGCTCAACTAA